From the genome of Acidobacteriota bacterium:
TGCGCATCATGCCGCTTGAGCCGGGCCAGGTACATTTCGGTCAGCTCCATCGACGTGACCTGCCGGGTGCGCACCAGCTCGGCCAGCTCGGTGACCGGGCGGAAGGCCAGCTCCTCGATGTTCGTCGGCCGGGTGAACCGGCGCCCGGTCGGCGGGGCGGCGGCTGCGGGAACGGGCGGCGCGGCGCCGCGGGGATGGAACTCCAGCGCCGGGAGCAGGTCGTTGGGGATGGACTCCCGGCGGATGGCCGCGTACGCCTTCAAATTGTCCTTCAGGTCTTCCGTCATGAGCTGGAGTTGGGGCGTGGTCAGGGTCAGGCCCCACAGCACCCGGGCCGAGCGGATCAGGAGTTCCGCTTCGGAGACTTCCGCCGGGCCGCGCGCCAGATAGCCGCCGCCGAACCCGAGGGCCAGTACCGCTGCCGCGCTGCTGATCCAGAGGAGTTTTTGCCTCATGCGTTCACCTCGGTGGCGCGCCCGCGCGGGGGGCGCGCGAACTGCCGCGCGCGGGATCAGCCATGGTGTGGCGATCCGGCGGCGCGGATCCAGACGTGCGTGATCCGGCCGATGTACAGCCGGTGGTAATCCCGGTTGGGGTAGTGCTCCGCCAGTCCCGGATCCAGGAAGCGGACGGGATCCAGGTCCTGGCTGTACAGCGTCCGGCACTCGATGACCAGCCGGGCCTCGGCGAACGCAACGCCGCCGCCGGCGCCGGCGACCGGCGTCAGCCCGGCGGCCGCCGGCTTGTCGAGGTCGCGGCCCGAGCGGGTGCCGCACAGCTCCAGTGCCGGCCGGTACCGCTCCTCGAAGAAGGAAAGCGTGTACACCGGATGGCGCTCCATGAAGCCGAAGGTGTGGCGGACGGGCCGGACGAAGCAGATCGCCACCGGCTGGTTCCAGAGCACGCCCACTCCGCCCCAACTGGCGGTCATGGGATTGCAGTCTCCCGGCGTGCCGGCGGTGAGCAGCATCCAGTCGGCGCCGATGAGGCGGAAGGGGTTGTCCGGGATCTCCTCGGGCTTGATGGGGCGGAATTCCGGCGTCATGGTCACGCTCGCTGCGGTCCGGCGGTCGATTGGGATCGAATGCTGGCCGTATTATACCAGAGGCGGACCGCCGCCGGGGGATCCGGCAATGCGTGGTGCAATTTTGCCCGGCCGGCGCCAACCCCCGTGCTATAATCGGTCCACTTTGGGGTCATACGAATACCCTTTCGGAGGTGCCTCATGATGCGTGCACAAAGCGCCGGGTCCAGGCTCGGGTTTCTGCTGGCTGTCCTGCTGGCGGGAACCGCGGGCGTGTGGGCCGGCCAGATTCTGACGGACCGGCCGATCCTCTTCCCCGGGACGGCCCAGTCCATAGATGATCCGCAGCAGTTCTACACGCAGGCCGCGGCCCGCGGCGAGCTGGTCCTGCTCAAGGCGGCGATCTTCGACCCGCTGCAGAGCGGGACGCCCGACCTCGGCGCCTGGGTGCCCGACTATCTGAAGGGGCAGCCGCTCGACGACAAGTACTACCTGGTCCAGTTTGCCGGGCCCATCCGGCCCGCCGACCGGCAGGCGCTCGAGGCCGCCGGCGCCCGGATCTTCGATTATGTGCCGAACCACGCCCTGGTGGTCCGCCTCAACGGCGCGCAGTATGACAAGGTCAGCCGCCTGGCCGGTGTACGCTGGATCGGCGATTACCAGTCCGGGTTCCGGGTGGCGCCGGCGCTGGCCGCGGAGCTGCGCACCCGCTTCGCCGGAGCGGCGGACGACACCCACCGGTTTTCGGTGGACTTCTTCCCCGGCGGCGATTTGGCCGGCATGATCGAGAGTCTGGTGAACCGGTTCGTGAGCGACCGCCGATTCAATTTCGCGCAGAGCGGTCGCAACACCGTGGTCTTCGAAATGTCCCGCGACATCCTGCCGGCGTTCGTGGAGCACGTCCTGAGCCTCAACGACGTCCGCTGGGTGGAGCGGCGGGAACTGGATCGTCCGCTGAACGACAACTCCTACTGGATGGGCCAGAGCGGCGACACCGCCGGCAAGACGACGCCCATCTTCGATCACGGCATCCTCGGCCAGGGCCAGGTCATCGCCGTCGCCGACAGCGGCCTGGACAAGGACATGTGCTTTTTCATCAACACCGCCGGCGGCGCGGTGCTGGCCAGCCAGACCGTGGAGCCGCCGAACGTGCTCACCGTGAACAACACCCAGCGCAAGCTCATCGCCTACAACATCCTGCCGGGATCCGAAGACGGCGACCACGCTGCTCATGGCTACCACGGCACCCACACCTCCGGCTCCGCCACCGGTGACGATTACCACACGCCGGCCGCGCCCGCGGCCGCCGGTCACGACACCGGCGACGGTATGGCTCCCCTGGCCAAACTCGTCATCCAGGACGGCGGCCGGTCCGACAGCCCCTACCTCTACTTCCCCTGGCCGTTTTACGACATGTGGGCCCAGGACCGCGCCAGCGGCGTTCATATCGCCTCCAACAGCTGGGGCGTCGAGAACAACCTCTACACCACCGCCTGCACCTACACCG
Proteins encoded in this window:
- a CDS encoding flavin reductase family protein codes for the protein MTPEFRPIKPEEIPDNPFRLIGADWMLLTAGTPGDCNPMTASWGGVGVLWNQPVAICFVRPVRHTFGFMERHPVYTLSFFEERYRPALELCGTRSGRDLDKPAAAGLTPVAGAGGGVAFAEARLVIECRTLYSQDLDPVRFLDPGLAEHYPNRDYHRLYIGRITHVWIRAAGSPHHG